The following coding sequences lie in one Scatophagus argus isolate fScaArg1 chromosome 9, fScaArg1.pri, whole genome shotgun sequence genomic window:
- the apoeb gene encoding apolipoprotein Eb: MKAVALIFALAVITGCNARAVRQADATPVRWEEAVNRFWQYIDDLNQKADGVVQNLKASQLSRELDTLITDTMAELTTYREDIQTKLVPYTETSTGQMTQDLQLLVNRLQRDMEDAKERSTEYLGELKSMMEQNSEDVRSRISTYTHKLKKRLNKDTEEIRNTMTTYLGELQSRTSQNMETAREHVEPYVQQAGEVANKKLSDITSLLETQAQGLREQLEAAAQDLRTSFEGKIDELTDLLSPYTTEIREKIESIVDKVKETATA; this comes from the exons ATGAAGGCTGTAGCTCTGATCTTTGCTTTGGCAGTCATCACTG GCTGCAATGCCCGTGCTGTGCGCCAGGCTGATGCCACCCCAGTCCGTTGGGAGGAAGCCGTGAATCGTTTCTGGCAGTACATCGACGATCTGAACCAGAAAGCCGATGGAGTTGTGCAGAACCTCAAGGCCTCTCAGCTCAGCAGGGAGCTAGA CACTCTGATTACTGACACAATGGCAGAGCTGACAACTTACAGAGAGGACATCCAGACCAAGCTGGTGCCCTACACTGAGACCTCCACTGGCCAGATGACTCAGGACCTGCAGCTTTTGGTCAACAGACTCCAGAGGGACATGGAGGATGCCAAGGAGCGTAGCACTGAGTATTTGGGCGAGCTCAAGTCCATGATGGAGCAGAACAGCGAGGATGTCCGGTCTCGCATCAGCACCTACACTCACAAGCTGAAGAAGCGCCTGAACAAGGATACTGAGGAGATTCGCAA CACTATGACCACCTACCTGGGTGAGCTCCAGTCCCGCACCTCCCAGAATATGGAGACTGCGAGGGAGCACGTTGAGCCCTACGTCCAACAGGCCGGCGAGGTTGCCAACAAGAAGCTGAGCGACATCACCTCCCTGCTGGAGACCCAGGCTCAGGGCCtcagagagcagctggaggCCGCCGCCCAGGACCTGCGCACCAGTTTTGAGGGCAAGATCGATGAGCTGACAGATCTGCTGTCCCCCTACACTACTGAGATCCGTGAGAAGATCGAGAGCATTGTGGACAAGGTCAAGGAGACGGCCACAGCCTAA